In Rhizobium sp. N324, a single genomic region encodes these proteins:
- a CDS encoding DUF2336 domain-containing protein, with product MLGRRVIVEAFLRWIETAKTGDRARAANALGRAYLQSEMTAEERAAAEMAMTFLLDDPSPRVRLALAEAIAWSPDAPRSLILSLAEDQPEVACHAVTCSPLLSDADLVDLAARGNGATRMLIAARAHVTRPVSAALAEVGDEEELLCLLENDGAVISSQSLKRIAERLGDGCDIRNLLLDRSDLPADARQLLTQHVSNALVGLPLAQAAIGLQRLQRISREATEAAIVSIAGDIAPREIPDLVEHLRLNGRLTPSFMMHALCAGKVDFFAGAIVDLTGCGERRVRSILATGRMHAVRALYESAGLPRDISVIFVEATLLWREAARKAPGSVLGTVCGRLLEKFRHHDGAHGAVGELLDMVEKLGVAEQRQSARVYAALAAA from the coding sequence GTGCTGGGGCGTCGCGTGATCGTAGAAGCTTTCCTTCGTTGGATCGAAACGGCCAAGACCGGAGACCGGGCCCGGGCTGCAAACGCGCTCGGGCGGGCCTATCTGCAATCCGAGATGACGGCGGAGGAGCGGGCGGCAGCCGAGATGGCGATGACCTTTCTTCTCGACGATCCGTCGCCGCGCGTGCGGCTGGCACTTGCCGAGGCGATCGCCTGGTCGCCCGATGCGCCGCGCAGCCTGATCCTTTCGCTCGCCGAAGACCAGCCCGAGGTGGCCTGCCATGCGGTGACCTGTTCGCCGCTTTTGAGCGATGCCGATCTTGTCGATCTCGCCGCGCGCGGCAACGGCGCCACCCGCATGCTGATCGCGGCGAGGGCGCATGTGACGCGCCCGGTTTCCGCAGCGCTTGCGGAGGTCGGCGACGAGGAAGAGCTGCTCTGCCTGCTCGAAAACGACGGGGCGGTGATCTCCAGCCAATCGCTGAAACGTATCGCCGAGCGGCTCGGCGACGGCTGCGACATCCGCAACCTACTTCTCGACCGCAGCGATCTTCCCGCCGATGCCCGCCAACTGCTGACCCAGCATGTCAGCAATGCGCTGGTCGGGCTGCCGCTCGCCCAGGCGGCGATCGGCCTGCAGCGGCTGCAGCGTATCAGCCGCGAGGCGACCGAGGCCGCCATCGTTTCGATCGCCGGCGATATCGCGCCGCGCGAAATCCCTGACCTCGTCGAACATCTGCGCCTCAACGGCCGGCTGACGCCGTCCTTCATGATGCATGCGCTCTGCGCCGGCAAGGTGGATTTCTTCGCGGGAGCGATCGTCGATCTGACGGGGTGCGGCGAGCGCCGGGTGCGCTCGATCCTGGCGACCGGGCGCATGCATGCCGTCCGCGCGCTCTACGAGTCCGCCGGTCTGCCGAGGGATATCAGCGTGATCTTCGTCGAGGCGACGTTGCTGTGGCGCGAGGCCGCGAGAAAAGCGCCGGGCAGCGTGCTCGGCACCGTCTGCGGCCGACTTCTGGAAAAATTTCGCCATCACGACGGCGCCCATGGCGCGGTCGGTGAGCTGCTCGATATGGTGGAAAAGCTTGGGGTCGCCGAACAGCGGCAATCGGCCCGCGTGTATGCGGCGCTGGCGGCCGCATAA
- a CDS encoding flavin reductase family protein, with amino-acid sequence MFYTTDSNRHGLAHDPFKAIVSPRPIGWIGSKGRDGSINLAPYSFFNAVADRPKLVMFSSAGRKDSQRNAAETGVFTCNFVGRDLAEKMNLSSAALPYGESEFAFAGLTPKQAELIDAPYVGEAFAVLECRVTEIIEPKTLSGAPSENVLVFGEVVGIRIDEAIVRDGRLDMSIARPLARMGYMDYSEGSDVFEIMRPHLPKV; translated from the coding sequence ATGTTTTACACCACCGACAGCAACCGGCACGGGTTGGCGCATGATCCGTTCAAGGCGATCGTGTCGCCGCGCCCGATCGGCTGGATCGGCAGCAAGGGCAGGGACGGCTCGATCAACCTCGCACCCTATTCCTTCTTCAACGCCGTTGCCGACCGGCCGAAGCTGGTGATGTTTTCGTCCGCCGGGCGCAAGGACAGCCAGCGCAATGCGGCCGAGACCGGCGTCTTCACCTGCAATTTCGTCGGTCGCGATCTCGCCGAGAAGATGAACCTTTCCTCTGCGGCGCTGCCCTATGGCGAAAGCGAATTCGCTTTCGCCGGCCTGACGCCGAAGCAGGCCGAACTCATCGACGCGCCCTATGTCGGCGAGGCTTTCGCGGTGCTCGAATGCAGGGTCACCGAGATCATCGAGCCGAAGACGCTGTCGGGCGCACCGTCGGAAAACGTCCTTGTCTTTGGTGAGGTGGTCGGCATCCGCATAGACGAGGCGATCGTCAGGGACGGCCGTCTCGACATGTCGATCGCCCGGCCCCTCGCGCGCATGGGCTACATGGACTACAGCGAAGGCAGCGATGTTTTCGAGATAATGCGGCCGCATCTGCCGAAGGTTTAG
- a CDS encoding nitroreductase family protein, whose product MKSDIKLIDYLAVRRSIPAFQMCEPGPEKAEIEEILRLASRVPDHGKIAPWRFIVYRGDERARLGEELLTLALQTKPELSEEMIQVERARFTRAPVVVAVVSKAGPHIKIPEWEQLMSAGALCLNVILAANASGYVANWLTEWFAYDERAYPLLGVEPGEKVAGFIHIGSTTFPAIERPRPELADTVTWVGGEG is encoded by the coding sequence ATGAAATCCGATATCAAGCTGATCGACTACCTCGCCGTGCGCCGCTCCATCCCCGCGTTCCAGATGTGCGAACCAGGCCCGGAGAAGGCCGAAATCGAGGAAATCCTGCGTCTTGCCTCGCGTGTTCCCGATCACGGCAAGATCGCGCCATGGCGCTTCATCGTCTATCGCGGAGATGAGCGCGCCCGTCTCGGCGAAGAGCTTCTGACCTTGGCACTTCAGACAAAACCCGAGCTTTCCGAAGAGATGATCCAGGTCGAGCGCGCCCGTTTCACCCGTGCACCCGTGGTCGTTGCCGTCGTCAGCAAGGCAGGGCCGCATATCAAGATCCCGGAATGGGAGCAGCTGATGTCGGCCGGCGCGCTCTGCCTCAATGTCATCCTCGCCGCCAATGCCAGCGGCTATGTCGCCAACTGGCTGACGGAATGGTTCGCCTATGATGAGCGCGCCTATCCGCTGCTCGGCGTCGAGCCTGGCGAAAAAGTGGCGGGCTTCATCCATATCGGTTCGACGACATTTCCGGCGATCGAGCGGCCGCGTCCGGAGCTTGCCGATACCGTGACATGGGTCGGCGGGGAGGGCTGA